DNA from Micromonospora nigra:
TCTTGCCGGCGTCGGCGGCGGGCACCACGAGGCCGTTCTCGGCCTTGCCCGGCTCGACGGTCACCGTCTTGGACCAGCCGTTCTCGGCGCGGACCTCGAACTCGACCGCGTACTTGGAGATCGAGCCGTCGTTGCTCAGGGCCACCGTGACGGTGCCGTCGCAGTTGGACGTGAAGGCCGCAGCCGGGGTGGTGCAGCTCTTGTCGCCGCCGTTGTACCAGCCCTGCGGGCCCTTGGACCGGTTGCCCGGGGCACCCTTGTCGCCCAGCTTCTTCGAGCCGTAACGGGGGCCCTTCTCGACCAGCGGGTCGATGACCTCGTCGGCGTCGCCCCAGATCAGGTCGACCTGGGTGTGGCAGTCCGGAACGTCGACGGTCAGCTCGATCTCGTTCTGGCCGGCGCCCAGCCAGTCGCTGTCGGGGGTGCCGTGCACGTACTGCGGGGTGGCGAACTGCGGCCGGGGCGCGAAGTACGACACCAGCGTGAACCACTGCTTGGCCTCGCCGCAGAGCGGCAGGTCGCCCTCCAGCTTGACGGTCGCCGTGCCCTTGGGGCCGTCGAAGGTGTGGCTGTAGGACGCCTTGTCGGCGTCGACGCACTTCGGCGCGGGGGTGCACGGCTGGTCGGTGGCCAGGTCGATCCTGCCGCTGTCGGTGGACTTGGCGTTGTTGCGCTGCCAGAGGGCGTCCACGGTCAGGGTGGCGCGGGCGGTGTCCCCGGGCACCCGCTGGACGGCCTCGACGTGGCCGCCCTTCGGGATGACCACCTCGCTGAGGGGCTTGCTCTCGGCGCCCTCGACGGCGACAGTCACCGCGGTGGCCGGGTCGGCCGTGACCTTCGTGATCGTGGCGGCCTTGTTCCGTTCGCTGTTCACGACCTTCCACGTGATCACGCGCTCGCCGCTGAGCTGGTCGCAGGCGGCGGTGGCGGTGATGGTGGTGTGGTGTGCGCTGGCCGGAGCGGCGGCCACGGCGACGGCTCCGGCGAAGCCGACGACCGCGGCTCCCAGAACGGCCAGTGGTCGCCGCAGCGACAGCTTGGTACGGATCACGCGTACTCCCAGGGTGAAGAAGCTCTGAGGGGGGCGCGGACGGGGGCGGCGGTGCGGACCAGCGGTGCGTACGCCGGTGAGGGGGCGTTCGGCGTACCGCGGGCCGGCGGACTCCCGTCGGCACCGGCAGACCCTAGCGACATCGCGGCGGGCGGCACAGCGCACAGTGACCCTTAAGAATGATGTTATGGATTCGAGATCATTGATGTACCGATCGTGATCGTCCGGAGGCGTAGTGGCTACCCGGGGTGTCTCCGGCGGAGCCCGCCGGTCGCGTAGCGTCGGGGGCATGAGCAGGTGGACGCGGTGACCCGGATCGTCGCCGGCGCGCTCGGTGGGCGGCGGATCGCCGCGCCACCCGGCGCCGGCACCCGACCGACCTCCGACCGGGTTCGGGAGGCGCTGTTCAGCGCGGTGCAGTCCGAGGTCGACCTCGACGGGGCGCGCTTCGCCGACCTGTACGCCGGGTCCGGCGCGGTCGGCCTGGAGGCGATGTCCCGGGGGGCCGCGCACGTGCTGCTGGTCGAGTCCGATCCGCGTGCGGCCCGGGCGATCCGGGAGAACGTCGCCGCCCTGCGCGCCGCGCCCGCCGTCCGCCTGGTCACGGGCAAGGTCGCCACGGTGCTGGCCGCCGGCTGCGACGGCGACCCCTACGACGTGGTGTTCGCCGACCCGCCGTACGCGCTGCCCGACGCGGACCTCACTGCGGTGCTCGCCGCCCTCGTCGACGGCGGGTGGCTGGCCCCGCGGGCGCTGGTGGTGGTGGAGCGGTCCAGCCGCACCGGCCCCGTGGGCTGGGTGGAGGGGGTCACCGCGCAGCGCAGTCGTCGCTACGGCGAGACCACCCTTTGGTACGGTCGCCGATCATGAGACGTGCGGTGTGTCCCGGCTCGTTCGACCCGGTCACCAACGGGCACCTCGACATCGTCGGCCGGGCCAGCCGGCTGTTCGACGAGGTGATCGTCGGTGTGCTGATCAACCAGTCCAAGAGCGGCCTGTTCACCGTCGAGGAGCGCATCGACATGCTCCGCGAGGTGACCTCGTCGTACGACAACGTTCGGGTGGAGTCCTTCCGGGGGCTGCTGGTCGACTTCTGCCGGGCGCAGCAGGCGAGCGTGCTGATCAAGGGCCTGCGGGCGGTCAGCGACTTCGACTACGAGTTGCAGATGGCCCAGATGAACATCGGCCTGGCCGGCGTGGAGACGCTGTTCATGCCGACCAACCCGCTCTACTCCTTCCTCTCCTCCAGCCTGGTCAAGGACGTGGCCAAGTGGGGCGGCGACGTCTCCGCCCACGTTCCCGAGCTGGTTCGCGAGGCCCTCGCCACCCGCCTGACCCAGCCCTGACCGACCCGCCGGGTAACCGGTGCCCCCGCGCCCCCGTCGGGGTGGGCGAGGGCTGCGGGTGGGGGTCTCGACGCGCCGGGCCGCAGGGGTGGGATGCGGCGTGGCGGGTTCGCGACATGATGGGTGCGAGCGGGAAACCGGCCGGAGCCCGCATGATGTAGGTCGGCCGACGAACGACAGGGGTGAGGTACCGGTGGACCCGCTCGACCGCATCGACGAACTGATCGCTCTGGTGGAGCAGGCCCGCTCCGTCCCGATGTCGCGCAACAACTGCATGGTCGACCGGGGTGAGATGATCACGGCTCTCGACGAGCTGCGCGCCGAGTTGCCGGCGGACCTGCGCCGGGCCGCGGCCCTGCTCGAGGAGCGGGACAAGATCATGGAGGCCGGCAAGCGGGAGGCCGACCGGATCATCAGCGAGGGTGAGGCGGAACACGCCCGCCTGGTATCGGTGAACGAGATCACCGTTTCCGCCGAGCACGAGGGCGCGCGGATCGTCGCGGAGGCCAGGGCCGAGGCGCAGCGCCTGCGCGAGGAGGTCGACGACTACGTCGACACCGCGCTGGCCAACTTCGAGCAGTTCCTGACCCGGGCCCTCGCGTCGATCGAGCGCGGCCGGGACAAGATGCACGCGCTGCGGGAGATCGGCACCTTCGCCGGGGACGAGGCCGAGCGCCCGCTACCCTTCTGAGCGGCACCTCACCAGCCGACACGTCGGGGGTGGGCGTCGCCCCCGGTTCGACGGTGGGGCGGCCGCCCAGGTAACCTCTTTTGTCGGCCTCTCACCGGCCGGAGTCTGACTATGCCCAAGAACTCGCCATCGACACTCGACCCCAGGTCGCCGCTGGTCCTCGACACGAGGGACCTGCCGCGTCGGCCTGGAGCGATGCGTACGGTCAAGCGGGTGGCGACGGCACCGGCGGACCTCGGCGTGGAGTTGATCGGCGTGCCGGAGGGCGCGGACCTCGACCTCGA
Protein-coding regions in this window:
- the coaD gene encoding pantetheine-phosphate adenylyltransferase, with amino-acid sequence MRRAVCPGSFDPVTNGHLDIVGRASRLFDEVIVGVLINQSKSGLFTVEERIDMLREVTSSYDNVRVESFRGLLVDFCRAQQASVLIKGLRAVSDFDYELQMAQMNIGLAGVETLFMPTNPLYSFLSSSLVKDVAKWGGDVSAHVPELVREALATRLTQP
- a CDS encoding cell wall anchor protein; its protein translation is MIRTKLSLRRPLAVLGAAVVGFAGAVAVAAAPASAHHTTITATAACDQLSGERVITWKVVNSERNKAATITKVTADPATAVTVAVEGAESKPLSEVVIPKGGHVEAVQRVPGDTARATLTVDALWQRNNAKSTDSGRIDLATDQPCTPAPKCVDADKASYSHTFDGPKGTATVKLEGDLPLCGEAKQWFTLVSYFAPRPQFATPQYVHGTPDSDWLGAGQNEIELTVDVPDCHTQVDLIWGDADEVIDPLVEKGPRYGSKKLGDKGAPGNRSKGPQGWYNGGDKSCTTPAAAFTSNCDGTVTVALSNDGSISKYAVEFEVRAENGWSKTVTVEPGKAENGLVVPAADAGKIEVLVDGKVIENGTYTWERPEDCPLPTVTADADCDTFALTASNPEGAMPVTATFTYGDKTETRTVKPGTAEKVTFKAGDDETALVVLPELDLELEVVYAPEGCGEGGGGEEPGLPVTGAAAGGIAAGAVALLALGAVLFVMARRRRVHFTA
- the rsmD gene encoding 16S rRNA (guanine(966)-N(2))-methyltransferase RsmD, with amino-acid sequence MTRIVAGALGGRRIAAPPGAGTRPTSDRVREALFSAVQSEVDLDGARFADLYAGSGAVGLEAMSRGAAHVLLVESDPRAARAIRENVAALRAAPAVRLVTGKVATVLAAGCDGDPYDVVFADPPYALPDADLTAVLAALVDGGWLAPRALVVVERSSRTGPVGWVEGVTAQRSRRYGETTLWYGRRS